A single region of the Amphiprion ocellaris isolate individual 3 ecotype Okinawa chromosome 4, ASM2253959v1, whole genome shotgun sequence genome encodes:
- the nt5c2b gene encoding cytosolic purine 5'-nucleotidase isoform X2 has translation MWPVRRLCTCVSLLPFSCETGFKDGDLFMSYKSMFQDVRDAVDWVHFKGTLKEKTVENLEKYVVKDGKLPLLLSRMNEVAKVFLATNSDYKYTDKIMTYLFDFPHGPKPGTSHRPWQSYFDLILVDARKPLFFGEGTVLRQVDTTTGRLKIGTYTGPLQHGIVYSGGSSDIVCDLLGAKGKDIVYIGDHIFGDILKSKKRQGWRTFLVIPELAQELHVWTDKSSLFEELQGLDIFLAELYKHLDSSSNERPDISTIQRRVKKVTHDMDMCYGMMGSLFRSGSRQTLFASQVMRYADLYAASFINLLYYPFSYLFRAAHVLMPHESTVEHTHVDIDTESPLATRNRTHCSDCKDLECKRNQLTRSFSEIKPPNLFPQTPQEITHCHDEDDDEEEEEEEEEEEEEEEEEEE, from the exons ATGTGGCCTGTGCGACGGctgtgtacgtgtgtgtctTTGCTCCCCTTCAGCTGTGAAACTGGCTTCAAAGATGGCGACCTCTTCATGTCCTACAAGAGCATGTTCCAAGACGTCCGGGACGCCGTCGACTGGGTCCACTTCAAG GGTACTCTGAAGGAGAAGACCGTTGAAAATCTGGAGAAGTATGTAGTGAAAGAT GGAAAGCTGCCTCTTCTCCTCAGCCGCATGAATGAAGTAGCCAAGGTTTTCTTGGCTACCAACAGCGACTACAAATACACTGAT AAAATCATGACCTACCTGTTTGACTTCCCCCATGGCCCGAAG CCTGGAACCTCCCACCGACCCTGGCAATCCTACTTTGATCTGATCCTAGTGGATGCCAGGAAGCCGCTGTTCTTTGGGGAGGGTACAGTGCTCAGACAAGTCGACACG ACAACAGGACGTCTAAAGATAGGAACCTACACAGGACCTCTGCAACATGGGATAGTCTACTCTGGAG GTTCATCAGACATTGTGTGCGACTTGCTGGGGGCCAAGGGGAAGGACATAGTATACATCGGGGACCATATCTTTGGAGACATCCTCAAGTCCAAGAAACGTCAAGGCTGGAGAACATTCCTGGTTATACCTGAGCTGGCCCAGGAGCTGCACGTGTGGACTGACAAGAGCT cgttatttgaggaactgcagggCCTGGACATTTTCTTGGCAGAACTCTACAA acatctggacagcagcagtaatGAGAGGCCTGATATCAGCACTATTCAGAGAAGAGTCAAG AAAGTGACACACGACATGGACATGTGCTACGGCATGATGGGTAGCCTTTTCCGCAGCGGCTCCAGACAGACTCTGTTTGCCTCCCAAGTGATGCGTTACGCCGACCTGTATGCAGCCTCCTTCATCAACCTGCTGTACTACCCCTTCAGCTATCTCTTCAGAGCTGCACACGTACTG ATGCCCCACGAGTCGACAGTTGAACACACCCATGTGGACATCGACACAGAGTCACCGCTGGCAACACGCAACCGCACACACTGCAGCGACTGCAAGGACCTGGAGTGCAAACGCAACCAGCTGACCCGCTCCTTCAGCGAAATCAAACCTCCCAACTTATTCCCTCAGACTCCTCAGGAGATCACTCACTGCCacgatgaagatgatgatgaggaggaggaggaagaagaggaggaggaggaggaggaggaggaggaagaagaggagtaA